A part of Aegilops tauschii subsp. strangulata cultivar AL8/78 chromosome 2, Aet v6.0, whole genome shotgun sequence genomic DNA contains:
- the LOC109763689 gene encoding serine carboxypeptidase-like 19 translates to MILQVSNIIFIDSPVGSGFSYGTLEEGFISSDTTAVKRLVVFLKKWLRGHPQFLSNSLYVGGESYCGMIIPTLALEIHISNKESGEEPLLNLKGYFAGNPVTDDRFDTAGKVQFFHGMGLLSDELYEFAMENCGGNYSDPPNVLCAESIQAIADCTKDINLSHILEPKCEAIWSPRIQQAAARNGTSGLTVQYSAGDDLLFPFKCRSDAQQLSYIWANDEGVRESLGVRKGTKGEWKRCDRDLPYARDITSTVEIHSRLRRQGYPALIYSGDHDSKFPFVGTQAWIRSLNLSITDDWRPWPSCWGAGHTAPEYKPKECLEMFARWLSGDPL, encoded by the exons ATGATTTTGCAGGTGAGCAATATAATCTTTATTGATAGTCCTGTTGGGTCTGGGTTCTCGTACGGCACATTGGAGGAAGGGTTCATATCTAGTGATACCACGGCAGTTAAAAGGCTAGTCGTCTTTCTCAAAAAG TGGTTACGTGGACACCCCCAGTTCCTCTCAAATTCACTTTATGTTGGCGGTGAATCATATTGTGGTATGATCATACCCACTCTTGCCCTGGAAATACACATATCAA ATAAAGAATCTGGCGAAGAACCACTTCTTAACCTCAAG GGGTACTTTGCCGGGAATCCAGTGACTGACGACAGGTTTGACACCGCTGGTAAAGTCCAATTTTTTCATGGCATGGGATTGCTATCGGACGAACTTTACGAG TTTGCCATGGAGAACTGCGGAGGAAATTATAGTGATCCACCCAATGTGTTATGCGCCGAGTCCATCCAAGCTATTGCCGAT TGCACAAAAGATATCAACTTGTCCCACATCCTGGAACCCAAATGCGAGGCAATATGGAGCCCCAGGATTCAGCAAGCAGCTGCAAGAAATGGAACAAGTGGGCTCACAGTGCAGTACTCCGCTGGTGATGATCTCCTGTTTCCCTTCAAGTGTAGA AGCGATGCCCAACAGCTATCTTATATCTGGGCAAATGATGAGGGAGTAAGGGAGAGTCTTGGCGTTCGCAAG GGAACAAAGGGGGAATGGAAAAGATGTGATCGCGACCTACCGTACGCTAGAGATATCACAAGTACAGTAGAGATTCATTCGAGGCTACGCAGACAAGGATATCCAGCGCTGATATACAG CGGCGACCATGATAGCAAGTTTCCCTTCGTTGGCACGCAAGCATGGATAAGATCTCTTAACCTGTCTATCACAGATGACTGGAGACCATGGCCAAGTTGCTGG GGTGCTGGGCATACTGCTCCAGAGTACAAGCCCAAGGAGTGCCTCGAGATGTTCGCAAGATGGCTTTCGGGTGACCCTCTGTGA